The following are encoded together in the Carassius carassius unplaced genomic scaffold, fCarCar2.1 SCAFFOLD_94, whole genome shotgun sequence genome:
- the LOC132134503 gene encoding interferon regulatory factor 1-like isoform X1, producing the protein MPVSRMRMRPWLEVKIDSNTIAGLRWVNKEEKMFSIPWKHAARHGWEVDKDACLFKQWAIHTGKYKEGETQPDPKTWKANFRCAMNSLPDIEEVKDKSVNKGCAAVRVYRMLPTITKKKVKRCKGLRKRKVKLEEIDAEEMQSEMTQENTIDSTVNLSTISTSNDTPAYEMEIPNCPEELYKFQVSPVHSTDLEENEAIFELTRQLERESTQWMQSNFVGKGFLGNEVATTESLSPESQWSESSGEELEFRLYTELTPDLREDSLCTYTELWNSNNMPQTMCPL; encoded by the exons ATGCCTGTGTCCAGAATGCGCATGCGACCCTGGCTGGAGGTAAAGATCGACTCCAACACCATCGCTGGGCTCCGCTGGGTCAACAAG GAGGAGAAGATGTTCTCCATCCCGTGGAAGCACGCGGCTCGCCACGGCTGGGAGGTGGACAAAGACGCATGTCTGTTCAAGCAGTGGGCCATTCACACAG GTAAATACAAGGAGGGAGAGACCCAGCCCGACCCCAAGACCTGGAAAGCCAACTTCCGCTGTGCCATGAACTCTCTCCCCGACATCGAAGAGGTGAAGGACAAGAGCGTGAACAAAGGCTGCGCTGCGGTGAGAGTCTACCGCATGCTGCCCACCATCACCAAGAAGAAGGTCAAGAGATGCAAGGGCCTACGCAAACGCAAG GTCAAGCTGGAGGAGATTGACGCTGAGGAGATGCAGTCAGAAATGACCCAGGAGAACACCATCGACAGCACTGTGAATCTAA GCACCATCAGCACCTCCAATGACACCCCCGCGTACGAGATGGAGATCCCAAACTGTCCAGAAGAGCTGTACAAGTTCCAGGTGTCTCCGGTGCACTCCACAG ACTTGGAGGAGAACGAAGCTATCTTTGAG CTAACACGGCAATTGGAACGTGAAAGTACGCAGTGGATGCAGAGCAATTTCGTTGGAAAGGGGTTCCTGGGCAATGAAGTAGCCACAACAGAATCTCTGAGTCCAGAGAGCCAGTGGAGTGAAAGCTCAG GAGAAGAGCTGGAGTTTCGGCTCTACACTGAACTGACCCCAGACCTGCGTGAAGACTCTCTCTGCACCTACACAGAGCTGTGGAACAGCAACAACATGCCACAGACCATGTGTCCTCTCTGA
- the LOC132134503 gene encoding interferon regulatory factor 1-like isoform X2 yields the protein MPVSRMRMRPWLEVKIDSNTIAGLRWVNKEEKMFSIPWKHAARHGWEVDKDACLFKQWAIHTGKYKEGETQPDPKTWKANFRCAMNSLPDIEEVKDKSVNKGCAAVRVYRMLPTITKKKVKRCKGLRKRKVKLEEIDAEEMQSEMTQENTIDSTVNLSTISTSNDTPAYEMEIPNCPEELYKFQVSPVHSTDLEENEAIFEEKSWSFGSTLN from the exons ATGCCTGTGTCCAGAATGCGCATGCGACCCTGGCTGGAGGTAAAGATCGACTCCAACACCATCGCTGGGCTCCGCTGGGTCAACAAG GAGGAGAAGATGTTCTCCATCCCGTGGAAGCACGCGGCTCGCCACGGCTGGGAGGTGGACAAAGACGCATGTCTGTTCAAGCAGTGGGCCATTCACACAG GTAAATACAAGGAGGGAGAGACCCAGCCCGACCCCAAGACCTGGAAAGCCAACTTCCGCTGTGCCATGAACTCTCTCCCCGACATCGAAGAGGTGAAGGACAAGAGCGTGAACAAAGGCTGCGCTGCGGTGAGAGTCTACCGCATGCTGCCCACCATCACCAAGAAGAAGGTCAAGAGATGCAAGGGCCTACGCAAACGCAAG GTCAAGCTGGAGGAGATTGACGCTGAGGAGATGCAGTCAGAAATGACCCAGGAGAACACCATCGACAGCACTGTGAATCTAA GCACCATCAGCACCTCCAATGACACCCCCGCGTACGAGATGGAGATCCCAAACTGTCCAGAAGAGCTGTACAAGTTCCAGGTGTCTCCGGTGCACTCCACAG ACTTGGAGGAGAACGAAGCTATCTTTGAG GAGAAGAGCTGGAGTTTCGGCTCTACACTGAACTGA